The sequence atcatcataagcaaaataatttcttgctttaattttgcctttaataacttttataaggcatgacaaaaaaatatttggcatatcacatgtacgcgaccaatgacatattcatgtaaccacacaataatatttattctctttattttactcaaacctcccttagaggtgagttgtgtggtattcatataatcatgaattgcatgtctttattcattgcttttatcacatattgccacattcaactttaggaatgagtttgcattctcaatgcttatcataagtcacattctcttcaaggaatggatcataatcagcgacgtgctttattattttcataccaatttgatggtaagaattgccttcacattttgaaggactattttgagaacccttattgttctccttttataatcatagtgatgattattattattttgatatttggaacgcccacgttcattgttcaaccaattgtcttcattgaaacttattatgcattgttatcacattcacttcaagaatggaacaaatcaagtgggacaattctcatgccttttcatgaaaaatatattatttttctttagtcatcattatatcatcaatatggtacattgggactcaaacccaatgtcttaccaatataaaggcatgttaggccataataaattgggactcaaacccaactcttatcattatggagcatcaTGACTTGATCCTCATGTCTTACCCTCAATCAatggcataataggctaaacaatattgagattgattctcaagccttaatttcaatcacatgccaagaaagttatacacaactaatttgcaacttagcaaatcaaatttgctttcttaagtaagtgtacaaatctcaaattagtgtaaatttttattaattatttgtagcatttatatgaaatacaaccgtttgtagtcagaatatttcttctaaattctataagagtttaaaaggatcataaaatcattgtcataatatttattgagtttctctccaaaatattgttgttttcggggtatacCCTACCTATTGAATTTGATTTAATGCcatgactttccttcactcaattcaaccaagcaattagtgaataaatttattAAAAGTACACCTAacacatatatagtactaatacataaattcagcatttatattacctgaaaagtgacattataggtaacaacttaccagttgtagcttgtgcatcattcatataaaatacttaaaaatggtaagtcagtagcaagcatcaagtaggtcatggatactcaaaaatacctcttctagtaatcatactaatcattgtttgctttcaaatgatacgaccataaattatgaagtatactttcAAATAGCTGGTTTGTTTTCCAAATATCATAGAAGTACtaattaatcaacctagataaaaatgtgaagtatttcttgttttcttcaagatgatttatgcttttaatcagtatgaccaattttattttattttttatttcttttttttggtactatatgcaagtgtaaaaatccaaaaggaaaaaaaaatattcatccaagtaaaagaaaatgtttaaagcggcaggacagattgaagatagttaacacataaatatgcataggacaatttatataaaatatccttggttaccatgacatgcatcatatcaacaattaactgctactatgattttcacatatagaacttcgaaaattttattccattcatgtgatataaaagatgtaatattaatatgtgcttatgcaatacaggtgtagtacgaagttgtgtgcatatgagattttaaaggaatgacaagtataagataatcataccttcttacatttcattacttaccatatgtagtttctctttacatttaaccacgtgatgatatgtatggcttctaattgtaatctttccagatgtagaatttttttttgtagatatatatatacaattagttagagactcgtgctgataacgtgttatgaaataaaaacaatttagtaaaacatgaacaagaaataaaagcaatttagtaaaacatgaacaagaaatagagatagagagaaggaagagattttcttcttcaattgtgtgtatttttctatctattacaaggcctttatataggcatgaaaagtgaagaaaatatgtcatggaatatgtcattgaacatagaaaatatgttattgaatatgtcattaaccatttgagagaaagatcatggaggaagagtagacatccaccatattttgatttttatcataacacaAAAAAGTTTGTACGTATTATCAAATTAATCTTTAAAACTAAATTTATCAATTTTCACTAAAgcgcaaaaataatatttttttcaccCGCAAAAGTGTTAGTGTATTTATTAGTGTGAGCCGTTTCAAATTTAACTCTACGTGCCAATCAGTTACTCATTGGCCGACTCAACTTTCAAGTGATAAGTCGGCTTTTCCTATTTAATAAAATGGATACCAAAGTGctccatttttttaattttaatttaatttgttacAACTCACATGTAAAAGAGGTCCTATTTGGAGTAAGTGCATAACAGAAGTTGTTGACAAGAAAGTCAGTCCAAAGTTTTTTGGAAAATTTCAGGAAATTCGCAGGCGCTATCTTTCGAGTGACTTGTTCACTGTACAATAGTTTGCCTGCACTAGACAAGTTCAGTGCGACTTcaacttttttcttattttcttttaaatatgtTATGTAATATAGCTTTGTTTTAGAGTACTAACGATAAAATTGTCTTTGTATGACTTATAGGTCATGAGTTCGAGCCGTAGAATCAGCTACTAGTATTTGCATCAGGATAAGCTATTCACATCACACGCCTTAGAGTGCGGTCCTTTCCTGAACCTTACGTAAACGCACGATACTTCATACACCAGGTTGTCCTTTACCTATATAGCTTAGAATATAAACTGTAATTTCATTAAGCTTTCGTGGAGCACAATCTTTAGTCTTACACTTTtataagaaagtaaaatatttttgagaagaaGCATGAATGGTACGACAATCATGCAGTTTTTCATGTTATTATTCGAAAAGAGTTGGTTGTTTGAAATTGCATGCACACTTTTTTTGAGAATATTTTAAGGGAATTTTTTCTAAGAAAAAAATACCTTGAGCCAGTTGCAATAAAGTCTTTTTTTTGAATAGTTACAAATAATAACttaccttttctttttctgaaaacTTATTCAGAAAAAACTTTTCGGTTGTCCCAACAGAAATGGTATTCTTTTcccaaaagggaaaaagaaaagaagaaaacgcgCCAAGGAGCGCAAGTTAGCAGGATAGAGTAAGAAATGCGCATGATAAGGTAAATAACAGCTCATATATTCcagcttttattttagttttaattttagtTAACGCCGAATCAAACAAACGGTGCGTTTCTCGGACATTGTCAGCACACATGTTATTACATTACATCTAACATTATGTTATGCAACAAATTAAACCACCATTTCTTCAAATCTATACAACAcccctcctccttcttcttctatcttTTTTCAGAACCCAAAATACCcagaaaaagaagcaaaaattaAGGCGAAAAACTCCATTTTTATGCTCCTTTagacattgacaactcttttcTCTGTCCCCagggcaaaaagaaaaaaaaacagtatTGTGTACGCACCACTATGGAATTTTTATCTTCGCACCGTacgtttttctttttatgtttttttaattacattttgttattttatgttcTTTTACGTTTTCCCTGATAAAATACATGAGTTTGGAATCTGGGGGTTTTTATTCTTGATTTTTAATGGTCATTATGAGATCTTTGGTTATATTAAAATGGTTTACTTTTGGTGTGAGTGAGattaatttaatttttacattttgtGATCGTGTATTTGATTAGATATTTAGGTTAGATTTTGTGATTTAAGATGTTTTGATGTGGTTGTTTAATCTTTTGTTTGTATAGGTCATTGTTGGATTTGCGTTGACCAAATACATTGACAGTCAATGAAGGAGTAATTTTGGGAAGTTACATTTGCTTTGATTGGAAAAAAAAGATACAGTCTTTATCTGATTTGAGAGAGGGACCTAATAATGTTGTCTAAGGGTGAACATCAAACGGTCCCATTGTCTGTGTTGTTAAAGCGTGAATTGGCTAATGAGAAGATTGAAAGACCTGAGATTTCTCATGGTCAAGCTAGTCAAAGCAAAAAAGGCGAAGACTTTACGTTTGTTAAGACCGAATGTCAGCGAGTTTTGGGTGATGGAGTTGCCACTTATTCTGTTTTTGGAGTAAGTTTCTTATGCTTCTTGAGGAAAAGGTCTCATTTATATGCTAATGTTGTAGATTCCTTGTTACATATGTCTTTGTGTTAATATTTGTTATTGTTGGATTAGCAGATTGATTTCTTGTAGAATCCAGTAAGTGCTTGATTTTGTGTGTATGGTTGAGAAAAATAACTGCTTATTGCTATTGAGAGAGGGTGATCTTTTACTGATGCTGCTTTTGCTTCTTTGACTTTGTTGTCTAAAATGGATTATGCAAAATGCAAGTAATCAGTTCAAGAAGGAGAACTCTTTGTTTGTTCCTATTATCATTGCGCAGCATCTAGGAAGTAGAGGTGTATATTGCGGTTGATTCGCTTTAAAATTTTGATAGCCACCATTTGATTATACTATTTAACGATGCAAGGAGATAAAGAAAGTTGTATTCATTAAACAAGTGGAACTTGAGGCATGGGGTGTTGCCCTGTTAGCTCTTGTGTGGGTTGTATGTAAGGAGAGAAATAGGAGACAGTTTGAAGGGATAGAAAATGCTTTGTAAATCTAAGGAATAGTCTTTTCATCTTTAGTTTCCTTTTGGTGCACCATGAAGTCCCTGCTAGTATAGATGATTGAGTGTCTCTTGTAGATTCTCTACTTTTCGGTATTCGGTTTGTATGCCAAAAATATACCCCATCAATTAATAAATAAGTTTCCTTATAAAAAAAAAGTGAACTTAACTTATTGTTCAGATAGGCATTCACGGAAACTGGCTAATGCGACATGTGGCTGTGATGCAACTTTAATACAGACTAGCCTGCTGTTTGTTATCTAGGATTCGATGCCTTGTGAATTTGGTTGGCTTCTTGAAGTATTCTAATGATATCTCTAGTTGTACAACTCTGTGTAGTAAGTTATGTTTTTGACTTGTAAATCTTATAAGATAGTTTCCGTCTCTGCTTTTATAAGTTGGtggtctttttccttttcttattttctaTTTATGGGCCTTATCCTTATAATGGCTTTTGTCACTGTGACTTACTTTTATTTTTCCCCAACTTTCTGACATATCAGGAGAGATGCATTTCAGTTCTTCTCAATTTTAATGCATGTTTCAAGTATGGAATTTCTGCGTTAACTTCTAGCGAAAATCTTTGCTGTTGACCTTGAAATTCTTTTTAAGATGTTAAATTTCAATTATTCGCATTCCCTTTTCCTTTCTTAAATAATGGCCGTCTTATAATTTGTAATCTCCCACCTTTGCAGTTATTCGACGGGCACAATGGGTCAGCAGCCGCCATATATGCTAAAGAAAATCTCTTGCAGAATGTGTTGGGTGCTATTCCTCCAGATCTTAGCAGAGATGAATGGATTGCAGCACTTCCTAGAGCTTTGGTTGCAGGATTTGTCAAAACAGATAAAGATTTCCAAGAAAGAGGTACGAGTAATTTCTTTATTCATTTCTGGAAACATGATATTGCAATTTGGTATGCATAAAAAGAGTTTAGTTTTGTGTTGGTATTATGCCTGCTTGATCAAACATAGCACAAAAGGCATGCGATGTTCCACATGTTGATGCAAGACTTGTTATTACTTTGAGGCTTTTGAATTCTAGCCTTCATATTTGCTTCGGATGATATTCTACATGTTTTCTTCAGCTCTTGCTATATGCTTTTTTCTTTCTGGATTTTGGCTTCTATTATTACTATCTCCAATTACCTTATTTCCAATATTGTCGAAACGATCTAATTTTCTCCTACTATACTATGCAGCAAAAACCTCAGGGACAACAGTCACGTTTGTCATAATTGAAGGATGGGTTGTAACAGTTGCATCAGTTGGCGATTCTCGGTGCATACTAGAATCAGCTGAAGGAGGAATTTATTATCTATCAGCTGATCATAGGCTTGACTGCAATGAAGAGGAGTAAGATTAATGCCTTTCACCCATTGATTAATATATTTTCACCTTTTGCATTAAGGTATTGATTATATATGTTTTTAATTGAATAGGAGGGAACGTATAACAGCCTGTGGTGGAGAAGTTGGCCGGCTTAATGCTGGTGGTGGTACAGAGGTATGTTGGTTGTCAGTTTTACATATAGTCTCTGGTTTTAAAACATCACAACAACAACCCCCCGGGCCCCGCTTGAACATACAAAAAATACCTCTTCTCCCTTGTCTCCTTGAAGTTAGTAGCTACAGGCCACGACTCATTTACTATGTATTGGCATGTCCTATTTTATGGTTcactttttacttttcattttctcAGACTTTCTTCTCCCGGAAGAAGTTTCGTGAAGTGGGTTAGCTTTGTGCTTTATGTCTTACCAGTGATTGAAATTCATTTCAGATTGGTCCTTTGAGATGTTGGCCTGGTGGACTCTGCCTCTCGAGATCCATTGGAGATATGGATGTTGGTGAATATATAGTTCCTGTACCCTATGTGAAGCAAGTGAAGGTTGGTCTATGAGGTTTTCTGCTCTGTTTTTTATGTGCTTATCCCATTGCT is a genomic window of Nicotiana tabacum cultivar K326 chromosome 16, ASM71507v2, whole genome shotgun sequence containing:
- the LOC107827467 gene encoding putative protein phosphatase 2C 12; the protein is MLSKGEHQTVPLSVLLKRELANEKIERPEISHGQASQSKKGEDFTFVKTECQRVLGDGVATYSVFGLFDGHNGSAAAIYAKENLLQNVLGAIPPDLSRDEWIAALPRALVAGFVKTDKDFQERAKTSGTTVTFVIIEGWVVTVASVGDSRCILESAEGGIYYLSADHRLDCNEEERERITACGGEVGRLNAGGGTEIGPLRCWPGGLCLSRSIGDMDVGEYIVPVPYVKQVKLSAAGGRLVIASDGVWDALSAEMAVECCHGMPADASASQIVKEAVQPKGIRDDTTCIVVDIHPPEKPIPPPPPKKSGKGVFKSMFRKRTSASSSDIQKDFCEPDVVEELFEEGSASLSDRLDAKYPVCNMFKLFICAVCQVEIKPGQGVSIHAGSSNTRHSRPWDGPFLCSSCQEKKDAMEGKRPFGDARYNSE